In Sporosarcina psychrophila, a genomic segment contains:
- a CDS encoding carbohydrate kinase family protein, with protein sequence MIDANKKHVLIYGDAFVDYIAEDQSNSTFTTFLGGATVNVAAGISRLGASSAFITVTGDDETSEFVRNELRKEGVDLTFAKLENDKRVSGVYVHLTDDNDRIFHTYIDETPDIQVETTDLSIEAFQDASVLHICSGTMFHLTALQTTREAVRLANKFGVPLSLDANIRPLRWKSEAHCRETIMSFVENTNLLKLTEEELFFLTETDTLKDGILKLAPYRIPVILVTAGELGTFAVIDGSMTHVGVEPIIAVDTTGAGDAFIVGILRQIQLKGKPKTRDEWIDYISFGNKLGALCATKSGALSAMPRLEEIDE encoded by the coding sequence ATGATTGATGCGAATAAAAAACATGTTTTAATTTACGGCGATGCATTCGTCGATTATATAGCGGAAGACCAGTCCAATTCAACATTCACGACGTTTCTTGGCGGAGCAACGGTCAATGTGGCAGCGGGTATTTCTAGGCTTGGCGCTTCGTCCGCATTCATCACCGTGACAGGAGATGACGAAACTTCCGAATTTGTTCGGAATGAATTGAGGAAAGAAGGCGTCGACTTGACGTTTGCTAAACTGGAGAATGACAAACGGGTGAGTGGCGTGTATGTCCATTTGACGGATGACAACGACCGTATTTTTCATACATATATAGATGAGACGCCTGATATCCAGGTAGAAACTACTGATTTGTCTATAGAGGCATTTCAAGATGCTTCCGTATTGCATATTTGTTCGGGCACAATGTTTCATTTAACAGCTCTACAAACGACGCGGGAAGCGGTACGTCTAGCTAATAAGTTTGGAGTGCCTTTGTCATTAGACGCAAATATCCGCCCGCTAAGGTGGAAGAGTGAAGCGCATTGCCGTGAGACAATCATGTCATTTGTTGAGAACACCAATCTGCTGAAACTGACCGAAGAGGAGCTTTTTTTCCTAACGGAGACAGATACGTTGAAAGATGGAATCCTCAAGTTAGCACCTTATCGGATTCCTGTAATACTCGTCACCGCGGGTGAGCTCGGTACGTTTGCTGTCATTGACGGCAGCATGACACATGTAGGCGTTGAACCCATCATAGCTGTCGATACGACGGGAGCAGGCGATGCATTCATTGTAGGAATTCTTCGCCAAATCCAATTGAAAGGGAAACCAAAAACCCGCGATGAGTGGATTGACTATATTTCCTTTGGCAATAAACTCGGTGCACTCTGTGCAACAAAATCGGGCGCATTGTCGGCAATGCCTCGGCTTGAAGAAATAGATGAATAA
- a CDS encoding EamA family transporter, with protein sequence MKQWIYPLLIVFAASCYGILSTIIKLAIQDGYTAAEAVTSQYFVGFFIALLIFVFVRRKVPKFGGGVTLLLAGLFTATTGTVYGQAIEYMPASLAVVMLFQFTWVGMLFDCIAKRRLPKRIEVISLLFLFGGTILAAGIIDADLSGIPWQGWAWGMASAVSFASFVMINSRQVEGMDTETRLLFTSFFAAIAIFFFQSPEIVWNGTLFNENLWVYGLILGLFGIVIPIYLFSIAVPKVGTAMTSILSAAELPVAVTASVILLSEALTIFQVIGIIIIVIGMTLPTIAQRRLKYN encoded by the coding sequence ATGAAACAATGGATTTATCCACTACTTATCGTCTTTGCAGCAAGCTGTTATGGTATTCTTTCAACAATTATTAAACTCGCGATTCAAGATGGTTACACTGCTGCTGAAGCAGTAACGAGCCAATACTTTGTCGGTTTTTTCATAGCTCTACTTATCTTCGTCTTTGTACGACGTAAAGTCCCAAAGTTTGGCGGTGGTGTGACACTCCTTCTTGCAGGGTTATTTACTGCAACGACTGGTACGGTATACGGCCAAGCCATTGAATACATGCCTGCTTCTCTTGCGGTTGTTATGCTATTCCAATTCACTTGGGTAGGAATGCTGTTCGACTGTATCGCGAAACGACGCCTTCCAAAACGGATTGAAGTCATTTCACTTCTTTTCCTTTTCGGCGGTACAATTCTTGCAGCCGGTATTATCGATGCAGATCTTAGCGGAATTCCTTGGCAAGGTTGGGCATGGGGAATGGCTTCAGCTGTCAGCTTTGCATCATTCGTTATGATTAATTCACGACAAGTTGAAGGAATGGATACGGAAACGCGTCTACTGTTCACATCGTTTTTCGCAGCAATTGCAATCTTCTTTTTCCAATCGCCCGAAATCGTCTGGAACGGTACGTTGTTTAACGAAAATTTATGGGTATACGGTTTGATCCTAGGACTGTTCGGGATTGTCATTCCAATTTACCTCTTCTCAATTGCAGTGCCGAAAGTTGGGACTGCGATGACATCGATTTTAAGCGCAGCAGAACTTCCCGTTGCTGTCACCGCGTCCGTTATTTTACTGAGCGAAGCGCTGACAATTTTTCAAGTAATTGGTATTATTATTATCGTAATTGGTATGACGTTACCGACCATTGCGCAGAGAAGATTGAAATACAACTGA
- a CDS encoding ABC transporter substrate-binding protein, translating to MNKRIKLLFSVLMMFTLVVLTACGTDTKDAGDKETGADGPVKAKIGVISYLTGPGAGYGEAITNGLKLANKELKEAGEVDLELKIEDSAGKQEEALSAAQKLMNSDNVDAIIGPTLSTEMFVVGPEADLNGVPIMGTSNTAEGIPQLGDYVFRNSIPETLAIPASVQKAIEKYDVKKVAILYGNDDVFTKAGYDVMKKVAEDLNLEVVTTETFQLGQSDYKAQLTKIKNLNPDLILASALYNEGAVILDQARKMGLDVPFVGGNGFNSPEVIKIAGDASNGLIVATPWFAQKDDEKVKNFVKNYTEAYGVEPDQFAAQAYDGLYLMAEAVKNAGVADRDEIRDALATLKDFKGVLGTMSFDEDGDIVMEPTVLIIEGNEYVVFE from the coding sequence ATGAATAAGAGAATAAAACTGCTATTTTCAGTCTTGATGATGTTCACGCTAGTTGTGCTGACAGCTTGTGGAACCGATACGAAGGATGCGGGCGACAAAGAAACAGGAGCAGATGGCCCGGTAAAGGCTAAAATAGGTGTCATTTCTTATTTAACTGGACCAGGAGCTGGCTATGGAGAAGCAATTACGAATGGCTTGAAACTGGCCAATAAAGAACTTAAAGAAGCAGGGGAAGTTGACCTGGAATTAAAGATTGAAGACTCAGCTGGTAAACAAGAAGAAGCATTATCAGCTGCACAGAAATTGATGAACTCAGATAATGTCGATGCAATTATTGGGCCTACGCTTAGTACAGAAATGTTTGTTGTTGGACCTGAAGCAGATTTAAATGGTGTTCCAATCATGGGGACTTCAAATACGGCTGAGGGGATTCCTCAACTTGGGGATTATGTATTTAGAAACTCAATCCCTGAGACACTAGCGATTCCAGCGTCAGTACAAAAAGCAATTGAAAAATATGATGTTAAAAAAGTAGCGATTTTATATGGAAATGACGATGTATTTACAAAAGCGGGTTACGATGTAATGAAAAAAGTAGCAGAAGACTTAAATCTGGAGGTCGTTACGACAGAAACATTCCAGTTAGGTCAATCCGATTATAAAGCACAATTGACGAAAATAAAGAACTTGAACCCGGATTTGATTCTTGCATCTGCTTTGTATAATGAAGGTGCGGTAATTTTAGACCAAGCTAGAAAAATGGGGCTTGATGTTCCATTTGTGGGTGGGAATGGATTCAACTCACCGGAAGTTATCAAAATTGCTGGAGATGCATCCAATGGTTTAATCGTTGCGACACCGTGGTTTGCTCAAAAGGATGACGAAAAAGTAAAGAACTTTGTTAAAAACTATACAGAAGCATATGGAGTTGAACCAGATCAGTTTGCTGCACAAGCTTATGATGGATTGTATCTAATGGCTGAAGCGGTTAAAAATGCAGGTGTAGCTGACCGCGATGAAATTCGCGATGCGTTAGCAACACTCAAGGATTTTAAAGGTGTATTGGGCACAATGTCATTTGATGAAGACGGAGATATTGTCATGGAACCAACTGTATTAATTATTGAAGGTAATGAGTATGTAGTGTTCGAATAA
- a CDS encoding RNA polymerase sigma factor, which yields MEIEKLIRNIQTGDKDSFREFYEAYADYAIRTASAITRNREMAKDAVQETFIRVYRQIGSYNPELPFDPWFYRILMNECLRYLKKESPLSKFEHPDLENDPSLAEESFNQLSDLYDTIQSLDDIHRIPIILKYVKGFTEKEIADILGLNHNTVKSRLFKGRKRLKEQLDPTNKEEGSQ from the coding sequence GTGGAGATAGAAAAATTGATACGAAACATACAGACCGGTGACAAAGACTCGTTTCGCGAATTTTACGAAGCATATGCAGACTACGCAATTCGAACGGCTTCTGCTATTACGCGCAACCGTGAAATGGCCAAAGATGCGGTACAAGAAACGTTCATCCGCGTCTATCGGCAAATCGGTAGCTACAACCCTGAATTGCCCTTTGACCCGTGGTTTTACCGGATTTTAATGAATGAATGTCTTCGTTACCTAAAGAAAGAGTCCCCTCTTTCAAAATTTGAACATCCCGACTTGGAAAATGACCCATCTCTTGCCGAAGAATCTTTCAATCAGCTATCCGATTTATACGATACGATTCAATCGCTTGATGACATACACCGAATTCCAATCATATTAAAGTATGTGAAGGGCTTTACCGAAAAAGAAATTGCGGACATTCTAGGGTTAAATCACAATACAGTAAAGTCACGGTTGTTTAAAGGGAGAAAACGACTAAAAGAACAGTTAGACCCGACGAATAAGGAGGAGGGATCACAATGA
- a CDS encoding GNAT family N-acetyltransferase yields the protein MDITIRQAQPTDAEQAAPLIIDAIGDIAKRMTGETEWDKVEQELCVLFKREDNRHSHLYTYIAELDGKVAGIMVLYAGADAPELDQNLSEWLAKKGATNSEVEAESLADELYIDTVCIDPAFRGKGIGTELFEYAEEVAKQKYSTKLSLNVETQKEPAIRLYKRLGYEIVSPWTIIGEPFHHMVKIV from the coding sequence ATGGACATAACAATTCGACAAGCACAACCGACTGATGCCGAACAGGCTGCACCGCTTATTATCGACGCAATCGGTGATATCGCTAAAAGAATGACAGGCGAAACAGAATGGGACAAGGTAGAGCAGGAACTATGCGTACTTTTCAAGCGTGAGGATAACCGACACTCCCATCTCTATACATATATTGCCGAGCTGGATGGAAAAGTAGCAGGTATTATGGTGTTGTATGCAGGCGCAGATGCCCCTGAACTCGATCAAAATTTAAGTGAGTGGCTTGCTAAAAAAGGTGCTACTAACTCTGAAGTCGAAGCGGAATCGTTAGCTGACGAACTTTACATCGATACAGTTTGTATTGATCCTGCATTTCGCGGTAAAGGAATCGGTACGGAGTTGTTTGAGTACGCAGAAGAAGTCGCGAAACAAAAATACAGTACAAAGCTTTCTTTAAACGTCGAAACACAAAAAGAACCAGCTATCCGTCTATACAAACGGCTTGGTTATGAAATCGTCTCACCCTGGACAATCATTGGTGAACCTTTTCATCATATGGTGAAAATTGTATAA
- the nikA gene encoding nickel ABC transporter substrate-binding protein, producing MKNKKSYSIFLLILTVILLSACFDKKDGNVPTSKAKSTNDLVFASTKDIRDINPHLYTGEMPAQNIVFESLVINTDEGIKPALAENWDISEDGLTYTFYLRQGVVFTDGEPFNAEVVKMNVDAVVENIEKNAWLNLVAEIQETKAVDRYTFQLTLKNPYYPTLEELGLTRPFRFISPKSFIAGTTANGVSSYAGTGPYVLTEHKKNQYAVFTENDNYWGDKPKIKSIKWKVMPDHQTILLALEKGEIDLLFGSDGDMVDNDSFKALSEQDKYSTAVSRPVGSRAIVLNSQKPITKDPIVREAFQSAINKQMIAEGILNGAEQVADTLLAPSVPYADVNLLKQEYSEDRANELLAKAGWEIDKDGYRYKDGKKLEITIYYNSDNAQERTISESMQNDLKQVGASLKIIGEEKQAYFDRQKTGDFDLMYSLSWGLPYDPQTYVSSWRVPSHADYQAQVGLEKKEWLDQVITDLMSEQSEDNRKQMYKDILTYIHSENIYIPLTYSVTKAVHTKALKGVDFNVSQYEIPFEKMYFEE from the coding sequence TTGAAAAACAAAAAAAGTTATTCTATATTCCTACTCATACTAACTGTAATTTTACTCTCGGCTTGCTTCGATAAAAAGGACGGCAATGTCCCGACCTCCAAAGCTAAGTCTACTAATGACCTTGTCTTTGCAAGTACAAAAGATATTCGAGACATTAACCCGCATCTCTATACAGGTGAAATGCCAGCCCAAAACATTGTATTTGAATCTCTGGTAATTAATACGGATGAAGGGATAAAACCTGCCTTAGCTGAAAACTGGGATATTTCGGAGGATGGTTTAACATATACTTTCTATCTAAGGCAAGGAGTTGTCTTTACAGATGGTGAGCCCTTTAATGCGGAAGTTGTAAAGATGAATGTAGATGCTGTAGTAGAAAATATTGAAAAAAATGCATGGCTGAATCTTGTGGCTGAAATCCAAGAAACAAAAGCTGTGGATAGGTATACATTCCAGTTAACACTGAAGAATCCCTATTATCCTACACTAGAAGAACTCGGCCTGACTCGCCCCTTTCGGTTTATTTCACCCAAAAGTTTTATCGCCGGAACAACAGCTAATGGAGTTAGTAGCTATGCAGGTACAGGTCCTTATGTGTTGACAGAGCATAAAAAAAATCAATATGCCGTATTTACGGAGAATGACAACTACTGGGGCGATAAGCCGAAAATCAAATCCATTAAATGGAAAGTTATGCCCGATCACCAAACCATACTTCTAGCCTTGGAAAAAGGTGAAATCGACCTACTATTTGGTTCCGATGGAGATATGGTAGATAACGATTCTTTCAAGGCGCTTTCTGAGCAAGACAAATACAGCACCGCTGTTAGCCGTCCAGTCGGTTCTCGAGCAATTGTCTTAAATTCACAAAAACCGATTACAAAAGATCCAATAGTTCGCGAAGCATTCCAATCTGCGATTAACAAACAAATGATTGCAGAGGGAATTCTAAATGGGGCGGAGCAAGTAGCTGATACCCTCCTTGCACCATCTGTCCCCTATGCCGATGTGAACTTATTAAAACAAGAATATAGTGAAGACAGAGCAAATGAATTGCTAGCAAAAGCCGGCTGGGAAATTGATAAAGATGGATACCGTTATAAAGATGGCAAAAAGCTTGAGATTACAATTTACTATAACTCCGATAACGCTCAGGAACGGACAATCAGTGAATCAATGCAGAATGATTTAAAACAAGTTGGTGCCAGTCTTAAAATCATTGGAGAAGAGAAACAAGCTTATTTTGACCGACAAAAAACAGGAGATTTCGATTTAATGTATTCACTATCATGGGGACTGCCTTATGATCCACAAACTTATGTATCGTCTTGGCGAGTGCCTTCTCATGCCGATTATCAAGCACAAGTAGGGCTTGAGAAAAAGGAATGGCTGGATCAAGTCATCACTGATCTTATGAGTGAACAAAGCGAAGATAATCGTAAGCAAATGTATAAGGATATCTTAACGTATATTCACTCCGAGAATATTTATATACCATTAACCTATTCTGTAACAAAGGCCGTTCATACTAAGGCGCTAAAAGGAGTTGATTTTAATGTCTCACAGTACGAAATTCCTTTTGAAAAAATGTACTTCGAAGAATAA
- a CDS encoding NADPH-dependent FMN reductase, translating to MKIVAIVGSLRKDSFNMQLVKTVEKRYSHLFEIEIADIGNLPFYNEDEEKSPSEKVQNYKKMVADADAVLISTPEFNWSMSGVLKNALEWLSRVDKPIAGKPVLPMGVSQGVLGTVRAQLHLRQVLGSIQATTLPPAGNEIFIGSAGQKFQDGYLTDEGTLKFLDLVVDKFVTFVKEQESK from the coding sequence ATGAAAATTGTAGCGATTGTCGGGAGTTTACGAAAAGATTCATTCAACATGCAGTTAGTAAAAACGGTTGAAAAGAGATACAGTCACCTTTTCGAAATAGAAATTGCGGATATCGGAAATTTGCCGTTCTACAATGAGGATGAGGAAAAGTCACCTTCTGAGAAAGTACAAAACTACAAGAAAATGGTTGCTGATGCGGATGCTGTACTCATTAGCACACCTGAATTCAACTGGTCCATGTCGGGCGTTTTGAAAAATGCATTGGAATGGCTATCCAGAGTGGACAAGCCGATAGCAGGTAAACCGGTATTGCCGATGGGAGTTTCTCAAGGAGTGTTAGGGACGGTTAGAGCACAATTGCACTTGCGACAAGTATTAGGGAGTATCCAAGCAACTACACTGCCTCCTGCGGGAAATGAAATATTCATTGGCTCAGCCGGACAAAAGTTCCAAGATGGTTATCTGACAGATGAAGGCACTCTCAAGTTTTTGGATTTAGTCGTTGATAAGTTTGTTACTTTCGTAAAAGAGCAAGAAAGTAAATAA